A section of the Flaviflexus equikiangi genome encodes:
- a CDS encoding TRAP transporter small permease subunit, whose amino-acid sequence MRTLPGPLRALSQTLVIIAGILLILLTLLTVADVVGRNLWDQSILGAVDISTLALVAIAFLGLAAAEIDGRHVSVDLLEMNLPTRERTTLALIRTLLLLIVGAVLSWGILGTVVSAFERSETTNGILRLATWPVKSALLAAFVLFFVVAIWNSLNEYLDMRDGKRLDDESHIVHQAQAEAQLITHTVIDREEKK is encoded by the coding sequence GTGAGAACACTGCCAGGGCCGCTGCGAGCACTATCGCAGACACTCGTCATCATCGCCGGAATCCTCCTCATCCTCCTCACGCTGCTCACGGTCGCTGACGTGGTGGGAAGAAACCTGTGGGACCAGTCCATCCTCGGAGCGGTCGATATCTCCACACTCGCACTCGTCGCCATCGCCTTCCTCGGCCTCGCCGCCGCGGAAATCGACGGCAGGCACGTGTCCGTCGATCTTCTCGAGATGAATCTCCCCACCCGTGAGAGGACCACCCTCGCCCTCATCCGCACACTGCTCCTCCTGATCGTGGGAGCCGTCCTCTCGTGGGGAATCCTCGGAACGGTCGTCTCCGCCTTCGAACGATCCGAGACGACGAACGGCATCCTGAGACTGGCGACATGGCCCGTCAAGAGCGCTCTCCTCGCGGCCTTCGTCCTCTTCTTCGTCGTCGCGATCTGGAACTCACTCAACGAATACCTGGACATGAGAGACGGCAAGCGCCTCGACGACGAGTCGCACATCGTCCACCAGGCTCAGGCCGAAGCCCAGCTCATCACCCACACCGTCATCGACCGGGAGGAGAAGAAATGA
- a CDS encoding TRAP transporter large permease: protein MTGAAIGALLTVIITFIVLIAIRFHVGLSLMLAGLVGVVMLRSTGAAISTGANAPFSSSADYGLVIIPLFILMGIFAVKAGLAQAGFDIASRILRRLPGGSALASLAGSGLFAAVTGSSVATVATLARVSTDAIVKAGHSVKLAAGVVCAGGTLGVLIPPSIVLVLYGVVTEESIGQLLLAGIGPGLLTILAYAATIMILVVRTRRATAGTEDSLLERERAAADDASRLQMDWLGGAFLGVIFAVSIGTIYLGIATPTEAASFGALAALIILIVRTKMSQLLGAVKESLVEAIGLTAMTFLLLAGAGVFTYFLALSGASTALVDAVISAELPAYLVLILCLAILLPLGMFLDGISMILIAAPLLHPILTGYGFDAIWLGVLIVKVAEMALITPPVGMNVFVYSGTVKEVGLGTAFRGVVPFIVADIVVVAILILVPQIVTFIPNLSGTS from the coding sequence ATGACCGGCGCAGCCATCGGTGCCCTCCTCACCGTCATCATCACGTTCATCGTCCTCATCGCCATCCGCTTCCACGTCGGCCTCTCGCTCATGCTCGCAGGGCTGGTCGGTGTCGTCATGCTCCGCTCCACCGGCGCCGCGATCTCCACGGGAGCGAACGCCCCCTTCTCATCATCCGCCGACTACGGCCTCGTCATCATCCCGCTCTTCATCCTCATGGGAATCTTCGCCGTCAAGGCGGGCCTCGCGCAGGCGGGATTCGACATCGCATCCCGGATCCTCCGTCGCCTGCCGGGCGGCTCAGCTCTCGCGTCCCTCGCGGGCTCGGGCCTCTTCGCGGCAGTCACCGGATCCTCGGTCGCCACAGTCGCAACACTCGCACGGGTGTCGACCGATGCGATCGTGAAAGCGGGACACAGTGTCAAGCTGGCAGCCGGTGTCGTGTGTGCGGGCGGCACCCTCGGTGTCCTCATCCCACCGTCGATCGTGCTCGTCCTCTACGGGGTCGTGACGGAAGAGTCGATCGGGCAGCTCCTCCTCGCCGGCATCGGCCCCGGACTGCTCACGATCCTCGCGTATGCAGCGACGATCATGATCCTCGTCGTGCGTACGCGTCGAGCAACCGCGGGAACGGAGGACTCCCTCCTCGAGCGCGAGCGGGCAGCGGCTGATGATGCGAGTCGGCTGCAGATGGACTGGCTGGGAGGAGCATTCCTCGGAGTGATCTTCGCCGTCTCCATCGGCACCATCTACCTCGGCATCGCAACCCCCACGGAGGCAGCATCCTTCGGTGCGCTCGCGGCCCTCATCATCCTCATCGTGCGAACGAAGATGAGCCAGCTGCTCGGCGCCGTCAAAGAGTCCCTCGTGGAAGCGATCGGGTTGACCGCCATGACCTTCCTGCTCCTCGCAGGAGCGGGTGTCTTCACCTACTTCCTCGCACTCTCGGGAGCATCGACCGCCCTCGTCGACGCGGTGATCTCGGCAGAGCTGCCCGCCTACCTCGTTCTCATCCTCTGTCTCGCCATCCTGCTGCCGCTCGGCATGTTCCTCGACGGGATCTCCATGATCCTCATCGCAGCCCCGCTGCTCCACCCCATCCTCACCGGGTACGGGTTCGACGCGATCTGGCTCGGAGTCCTCATCGTCAAGGTCGCAGAGATGGCGCTGATCACCCCGCCCGTGGGCATGAACGTTTTCGTCTATTCGGGAACGGTGAAAGAAGTCGGCCTGGGAACCGCGTTCCGCGGGGTCGTGCCCTTTATCGTCGCCGATATCGTCGTGGTCGCGATCCTCATCCTCGTTCCGCAGATCGTCACCTTCATCCCCAATCTCTCAGGAACCAGCTAA
- a CDS encoding RraA family protein has product MFINNPMPDQIDPALVDELRGVCVSTLGHLRDDGFAKGLVPNRRPVKFVGTAVTVRIPHLDSTAVHVAADLLRPGDVLVIDHSGDRERSSFGGLVSFTAKARGAVGAVIDGSINDHDETLAYDFPVFSRGFSPITTRILGLEGAINVPVSVCGVVVRPGDVVFADSDGVAFLQPHEAVGLGALLSSKEQAEAPARDAIAAGGSIAEFSGARAAFEAKLQR; this is encoded by the coding sequence ATGTTCATCAACAATCCCATGCCGGACCAGATCGACCCGGCGCTTGTCGACGAACTCCGCGGCGTCTGCGTGTCCACTCTCGGGCACCTGCGCGACGACGGGTTCGCGAAGGGCCTCGTGCCGAACCGGAGGCCCGTGAAGTTCGTCGGCACGGCCGTCACCGTGCGCATACCACACCTGGATTCGACTGCCGTGCACGTCGCGGCCGATCTGCTTCGACCGGGTGACGTGCTCGTCATCGACCACAGCGGGGACAGGGAGCGTTCCTCCTTCGGAGGTCTCGTCTCCTTCACCGCGAAGGCTCGCGGAGCGGTCGGTGCTGTCATCGACGGTTCGATCAATGACCACGACGAGACTCTGGCCTACGATTTCCCGGTCTTCTCGAGGGGCTTCAGCCCGATCACGACACGGATACTCGGGCTCGAGGGTGCCATCAACGTGCCCGTCTCTGTGTGCGGAGTCGTGGTCCGGCCGGGAGACGTCGTGTTCGCCGACTCCGACGGTGTCGCCTTCCTCCAGCCCCACGAGGCTGTCGGCCTCGGGGCCCTCCTCTCCTCGAAGGAGCAGGCGGAAGCACCCGCGCGAGATGCTATTGCCGCCGGCGGCTCCATCGCCGAGTTCTCCGGCGCGCGAGCAGCGTTCGAGGCGAAGCTCCAGCGCTAG
- a CDS encoding alpha/beta hydrolase, translated as MDHTPPASTTRYANRWIPDATGSALGFIAAVLSVTPSLLPRPAVFQGIIVVLSFAFGYLAGVLIAKGVRRMRGKEAPRSISRRWFYGYVAAWIAALIVLPGAAVAWQNDVRRLVSMPPLDGTHLGAFFLGFLITGALVVAITLGVRRLYSRFRKNGSWGRATALTVAVIAAIIAALALTVVFGADRFYRDRNALPDSDLVEPDSQYRSAGSESIISWDSLGRHGADFVGGGPSMAEIEALTGEEAMEPIRVYAGLASAPTMEERADLVVAELERTGAFDREVLAVAIPTGSGWLEPQTVDALEYVHGGDTAIASMQYAYTPSWVSYIFDPDAPMKAAGALFDAVEERWSELPEDDRPHLVIYGLSLGAYGGQSVFTDVDDLRARTDGALFVGSPHSSELWKSLQSSRDPGSPAWQPVLDDGREVRWMSRDGDENKLTGPWLEPRVLYLQHATDPVTWLAPDVYWRAPDWLKPDQRSPELSTSMRWIPVVTGLQVTLDMLVAEAVPAAYGHNYGDVVVDAWRHVTPETGLGDEALTRIQAEIATYAAIPRYDW; from the coding sequence GTGGATCACACGCCCCCAGCCTCCACCACACGGTATGCGAACCGTTGGATCCCCGACGCGACGGGGTCAGCGCTCGGCTTCATCGCCGCAGTCCTCTCCGTCACCCCGTCGCTGCTGCCACGCCCGGCCGTCTTCCAAGGCATCATCGTCGTCCTCTCCTTCGCGTTCGGATACCTTGCCGGTGTCCTGATCGCGAAAGGTGTGCGGCGCATGCGAGGCAAGGAGGCTCCCCGGTCTATCAGCCGGCGCTGGTTCTACGGCTATGTCGCCGCCTGGATTGCCGCCCTTATCGTCCTCCCGGGCGCGGCCGTTGCCTGGCAGAACGATGTTCGCAGGCTCGTCAGCATGCCGCCTCTCGACGGCACCCACCTCGGGGCATTCTTCCTCGGCTTCCTCATCACGGGAGCCCTCGTGGTGGCGATCACGCTCGGGGTGCGCCGCCTCTACTCCAGGTTTCGTAAGAATGGTTCATGGGGCAGGGCCACGGCCCTGACGGTGGCCGTCATCGCCGCTATCATTGCGGCTCTCGCACTGACGGTGGTCTTCGGAGCGGACCGCTTCTACCGCGACCGCAATGCTCTTCCCGACTCCGACCTGGTCGAACCAGACTCCCAGTATCGTTCAGCAGGGAGCGAGTCCATCATCTCGTGGGACAGCCTGGGCAGGCATGGGGCCGATTTCGTCGGTGGCGGGCCGAGCATGGCAGAGATCGAGGCGCTCACGGGTGAGGAGGCGATGGAGCCGATCCGCGTCTATGCCGGCCTCGCTTCCGCACCCACCATGGAGGAGCGGGCGGATCTCGTCGTCGCCGAACTGGAGAGGACGGGAGCTTTCGACCGGGAGGTTCTCGCTGTCGCGATTCCCACCGGCTCCGGCTGGCTCGAGCCGCAGACTGTCGATGCTCTGGAGTACGTGCACGGGGGAGACACGGCGATCGCCTCCATGCAATACGCCTACACGCCCAGCTGGGTTTCTTACATCTTTGATCCCGATGCCCCCATGAAAGCCGCAGGAGCGCTGTTCGATGCCGTCGAGGAACGCTGGTCCGAGCTGCCGGAGGATGATCGCCCACATCTCGTCATCTACGGACTGAGCCTCGGAGCATACGGCGGCCAGTCCGTGTTCACCGACGTGGACGATCTTCGCGCCCGCACCGACGGTGCCCTGTTCGTCGGCAGTCCGCACAGCTCCGAACTCTGGAAGAGCCTGCAATCGTCCCGCGATCCGGGAAGTCCCGCCTGGCAGCCCGTGCTGGATGATGGGCGGGAAGTGCGATGGATGTCGCGTGACGGGGACGAGAACAAGCTGACCGGCCCGTGGCTCGAGCCGCGCGTCCTCTACCTCCAGCATGCGACAGATCCCGTCACGTGGCTCGCCCCCGATGTCTACTGGCGGGCCCCCGACTGGCTCAAGCCAGATCAGAGGAGCCCGGAACTCAGCACGTCGATGAGGTGGATACCAGTCGTGACGGGCCTCCAGGTCACGCTCGACATGCTTGTCGCTGAGGCAGTCCCGGCCGCCTACGGGCACAACTATGGCGATGTCGTCGTCGACGCATGGCGTCACGTCACTCCTGAGACGGGATTGGGAGATGAGGCCCTCACTCGGATCCAGGCCGAGATCGCAACCTACGCGGCCATTCCCCGCTACGACTGGTAG
- a CDS encoding nucleoside hydrolase, whose translation MNIILDCDPGHDDAVAMLLAAGHPDIEIAAITTVGGNQTLEKVTRNALGIATLANITAPIAAGCDRPLVRDLLTSAEIHGESGLDGVTLPPPAMDLDQRHGVDLMIDTIMESEPGTITLVPTGPLTNVAMALRKEPEIASRVAGVTFMGGGVGVGNYSPVAEFNILVDPEAAAAVVSAPWPVTMVGLDVTHEAQATPDVVDRFRSLGTPVGQFVVDLMAFFTESNESEQAFASPPVHDPVAVAQVIDPSLMSYLASPIVVETSGAHTTGMTIVDRRPWMSYDSRSRAALKLDVERFWDLVISSIGRLR comes from the coding sequence ATGAACATCATTCTGGACTGCGATCCCGGACATGATGATGCGGTTGCGATGCTTCTCGCCGCCGGTCATCCCGACATCGAGATTGCCGCGATCACGACCGTGGGCGGCAACCAGACCCTGGAGAAGGTGACGCGCAACGCTCTCGGCATCGCCACTCTCGCGAACATCACCGCCCCGATCGCGGCGGGTTGCGATCGTCCCCTCGTCCGCGATCTCTTGACGTCTGCCGAGATTCACGGTGAGAGCGGCCTGGATGGGGTGACGCTGCCTCCTCCTGCCATGGATCTCGATCAGCGCCATGGCGTCGACCTGATGATCGACACGATCATGGAGTCGGAGCCCGGCACGATCACCCTCGTTCCCACCGGGCCGCTGACGAATGTTGCGATGGCACTGCGCAAGGAGCCCGAGATCGCTTCCCGTGTCGCGGGGGTGACCTTCATGGGCGGGGGCGTCGGGGTCGGGAACTATTCCCCCGTCGCGGAGTTCAACATCCTTGTCGATCCCGAGGCCGCCGCCGCAGTCGTGTCTGCCCCGTGGCCGGTCACGATGGTGGGACTCGATGTCACCCACGAGGCGCAGGCAACGCCCGACGTTGTCGACAGGTTCCGCAGCTTGGGCACCCCGGTGGGTCAGTTCGTTGTCGACCTCATGGCGTTCTTCACCGAGTCGAACGAATCCGAGCAGGCCTTCGCCTCCCCGCCGGTCCACGATCCGGTGGCTGTCGCCCAGGTCATCGATCCATCTCTCATGTCCTACCTGGCCAGCCCGATCGTCGTCGAGACGAGCGGTGCCCACACGACCGGTATGACCATCGTCGACCGCAGGCCCTGGATGAGCTATGACTCTCGCTCTCGCGCCGCGCTGAAGCTCGATGTCGAGCGTTTCTGGGATCTCGTCATCTCCTCGATCGGCCGCCTCCGCTAG
- the rimP gene encoding ribosome maturation factor RimP → MKDADKLNDALVSVVAGAGLYLEQVELKPAGKRTLLRVTVDLEDGPGGVGSDQLADVSRKISAFLDESPAAPSGQYVLEVSTPGATRTLTEPRHFRRAQGRKVVLATAGGDITGRLDSVEGDTLSLSNGGQAREISLSDVLSARMDVEL, encoded by the coding sequence ATGAAGGATGCTGATAAACTGAACGATGCACTTGTCTCGGTCGTGGCCGGGGCCGGTCTCTATCTCGAGCAGGTCGAGCTGAAGCCCGCCGGGAAGCGAACCCTGCTGCGGGTCACGGTGGACCTGGAAGATGGTCCGGGCGGAGTGGGATCGGATCAGCTGGCCGACGTGTCTCGCAAGATCTCGGCATTCCTCGACGAAAGCCCTGCCGCACCGTCCGGCCAGTACGTGCTCGAGGTGTCCACACCCGGGGCCACGAGAACCCTGACAGAGCCCCGACACTTCCGCCGTGCGCAGGGACGCAAGGTCGTCCTCGCCACCGCAGGCGGCGACATCACGGGACGTCTCGACTCAGTCGAAGGCGATACACTGTCCCTCAGCAATGGCGGGCAGGCGCGCGAGATCTCACTCTCCGACGTGCTGAGCGCCCGCATGGACGTCGAACTTTAG
- the nusA gene encoding transcription termination factor NusA, with translation MDIQMSELRIVEAELGISVDVLVGAIEDALLHAYHRVPGAIHQARVELDRDTGKATVWAVELDDDGNPAGEFDDTPSDFGRIATSTARSIIAQRLRDAEADRVLGSFKGKQGTVVSGVVQANPPRTNPDDIFINVGEHEALLRKDEQVPTERFRHGDRVRAYVLDVSVGHRGATVRLSRSHPDFVRRLFETEVPEIEGGDVEIVALAREAGHRTKLAVWSPDQSINAKGACIGHNGQRVRAVMEELGGEKIDIVDYDDEPAAFIAAALSPARVTQVDVLSMDNRQARAVVPDDQASLAIGKDAQNVRLAAKLTGWSIDIRKESEMAAAGAEAEARKAAAAEDNVADDESDD, from the coding sequence GTGGATATTCAGATGAGCGAGCTGCGGATCGTTGAAGCAGAGCTCGGAATCAGTGTCGACGTTCTTGTCGGAGCAATCGAAGACGCGCTCCTGCATGCCTACCACCGCGTGCCGGGTGCGATCCACCAGGCCAGAGTCGAACTCGACCGCGACACGGGCAAGGCGACCGTGTGGGCCGTCGAACTCGACGATGACGGCAACCCCGCCGGGGAGTTCGATGACACGCCGAGCGACTTCGGCCGCATCGCAACCTCGACAGCACGCAGCATCATCGCGCAGCGCCTGCGGGACGCTGAAGCGGACCGCGTGCTCGGCTCGTTCAAGGGCAAGCAGGGCACCGTCGTGTCCGGCGTCGTCCAAGCCAACCCGCCCCGGACGAACCCGGACGACATCTTCATCAACGTCGGAGAGCACGAGGCCCTCCTCCGCAAGGACGAGCAGGTTCCGACCGAGCGTTTCCGCCACGGAGACCGGGTGCGCGCCTATGTCCTCGACGTATCCGTCGGGCACCGCGGCGCAACCGTGCGACTGTCCCGCTCCCACCCTGACTTCGTGCGCCGCCTCTTCGAGACAGAGGTGCCGGAGATCGAGGGTGGGGACGTGGAGATCGTTGCGCTTGCCCGAGAAGCCGGTCATCGCACCAAGCTCGCCGTGTGGAGCCCCGACCAGTCCATCAACGCCAAAGGCGCCTGCATCGGGCACAACGGCCAGCGTGTTCGCGCCGTCATGGAGGAACTCGGCGGGGAGAAGATCGACATCGTCGACTACGATGACGAGCCCGCCGCCTTCATCGCCGCCGCACTCTCCCCGGCTCGTGTCACCCAGGTCGACGTGTTGAGCATGGATAACCGTCAGGCACGCGCCGTCGTGCCCGACGATCAGGCCTCCCTCGCCATCGGCAAGGATGCGCAGAACGTGCGCCTCGCGGCGAAGCTCACCGGCTGGTCGATCGACATCCGCAAAGAGTCGGAAATGGCGGCGGCAGGTGCCGAAGCTGAAGCCAGAAAAGCCGCCGCTGCAGAGGATAATGTCGCAGACGACGAGTCGGACGACTGA
- a CDS encoding YlxR family protein, translating to MDDVLTHIPQRTCIGCRQREPRSALVRLVAQQHTVAVDADRVLPGRGAWLHRRRDCLNRALASRACSRHLRTAITDTSGLEEWFDLGSSGAVLEEATKKAGRKPMGAQ from the coding sequence ATGGATGACGTGTTGACTCATATACCTCAGCGCACATGCATCGGTTGCCGACAGCGTGAACCGCGGTCCGCCCTGGTCCGGCTCGTGGCGCAGCAACACACCGTTGCTGTCGACGCGGACCGAGTTCTCCCGGGGCGAGGCGCGTGGCTGCATCGTCGCCGCGACTGCCTGAACCGTGCGCTCGCCTCCCGAGCCTGTTCCCGTCATCTGCGCACAGCGATCACGGACACCTCGGGACTTGAGGAATGGTTTGACCTCGGCTCATCCGGAGCCGTACTAGAAGAAGCGACGAAGAAAGCGGGTAGGAAGCCGATGGGCGCCCAATGA
- the infB gene encoding translation initiation factor IF-2, whose amino-acid sequence MAKVRVHQLAKEFGIPSKELLTYLSDAGEFIKSASSTLEPPVERKARQHFESLASSGKPEKAAAPTAQSARPAPKPGPQKADKPAQEPAAQADDTPTVEKTSAPEAPKPGPQAPKPGPKPVVKETVVETPAVEAPAATPEPQAAPAVEETTEAATPAPKPGPAASARPGPPPAAKPAPKPGGQRGGRGSGSGKGNPRPGNNPFAPAQGMPRPGGGKGGPRPGNNPFAPAQGMPRPGGGKKTEGQGAARPRPGASKGGPRPSPAMMPNHSALADQTKAGGRGGRGGARPGQGRGAGAGAGAGAGAGAPGGGAPNRGRPLRGGTAGAFGRGGGRAGRGRKSKRAKRQEYEQQHAPMVGGVRVPRGDGSTVVRIRAGASLADFAEKIQVDPAALVTVMITLGEMVTANQSLDEDTFKLLGAELGYDIQILSPEDEDREILEAFNIDLEAEEAAETDEDLVARPPVVTVMGHVDHGKTKLLDAIRSDDVAGGEAGGITQRIGAYQVTVQHDGNDRAITFIDTPGHEAFTQMRARGAEVTDIAILVVAANDGVMPQTIEALNHAQAANVPIVVAVNKIDVEGASPDKVRGQLTEYGLVAEEYGGDTMFVDVSAKERINIDELLEAVLLTADAALELTANPNKSARGVAIESKLDPGRGSVITALVESGTLRVGDALVAGSAHGTVRALFDDHGNPVDEAGPSFPVQVLGLSSVPSAGDGFLVAEDTRQARQIADKREAAKRAATLAKRRKRISLEDFNEALKAGQVETLNLIIKGDSSGTVEALESSLLELEVSEEVALNIIHRGVGAITQNDVNLATVDSAIIIGFNVRPAERVTDYADAEGVEMKFYSVIYDAIDDVEAALKGMLKPIYEEVELGRAEIRQIFRSGKFGNIAGSMVLSGTIKRGVSARLVRNGVVITPKLEIVSLRREKDDVTEVREGFECGITLGHKDIAEGDIIETFEMREKPRD is encoded by the coding sequence GTGGCAAAAGTCCGCGTCCACCAACTAGCGAAAGAGTTTGGTATTCCGAGCAAGGAACTGCTCACCTACCTCTCTGACGCCGGTGAATTTATCAAGTCCGCGTCATCGACGCTCGAGCCCCCCGTCGAACGGAAGGCCCGTCAGCATTTCGAGTCGCTAGCATCCTCCGGTAAGCCGGAGAAGGCCGCCGCGCCCACGGCGCAGTCGGCACGTCCCGCTCCGAAGCCGGGACCCCAGAAGGCTGACAAGCCTGCACAAGAGCCCGCCGCGCAGGCGGATGACACTCCCACGGTCGAGAAGACGTCGGCCCCCGAGGCGCCCAAGCCCGGCCCCCAGGCTCCCAAGCCGGGACCGAAGCCTGTCGTCAAGGAAACCGTTGTCGAGACCCCCGCCGTCGAGGCTCCTGCCGCGACCCCGGAACCCCAGGCGGCACCCGCCGTCGAGGAGACGACAGAGGCGGCAACCCCGGCTCCGAAGCCGGGACCCGCAGCATCTGCACGCCCGGGCCCCCCGCCCGCAGCGAAGCCCGCCCCGAAGCCGGGCGGCCAGCGCGGCGGACGCGGCTCCGGTTCCGGCAAGGGCAACCCCCGTCCCGGCAACAATCCGTTCGCGCCCGCTCAGGGCATGCCCCGCCCCGGCGGCGGCAAGGGCGGACCGCGACCCGGCAATAACCCGTTCGCGCCCGCTCAGGGCATGCCCCGCCCCGGCGGCGGCAAGAAGACTGAAGGGCAGGGCGCTGCGCGTCCCCGCCCCGGCGCATCGAAGGGCGGTCCCCGTCCTTCTCCCGCGATGATGCCGAACCATTCGGCTCTTGCTGATCAGACGAAGGCCGGCGGCCGTGGTGGTCGCGGCGGTGCACGTCCCGGACAGGGTCGTGGCGCCGGTGCGGGTGCCGGAGCCGGTGCCGGTGCAGGAGCACCGGGTGGCGGCGCACCCAACAGGGGCCGTCCGCTGCGCGGCGGCACCGCCGGTGCGTTCGGACGTGGCGGCGGCCGTGCAGGCCGCGGCCGCAAGTCGAAGCGTGCGAAGCGTCAAGAGTACGAGCAGCAGCATGCGCCCATGGTGGGCGGCGTCCGCGTTCCGCGCGGCGACGGCTCCACCGTGGTCCGTATCCGTGCGGGCGCGTCCCTCGCGGACTTCGCCGAGAAGATCCAGGTCGATCCCGCGGCATTGGTGACAGTCATGATCACGCTCGGCGAGATGGTGACAGCGAACCAGTCCCTCGACGAGGACACGTTCAAGCTTCTCGGAGCTGAGCTCGGCTACGACATCCAGATCCTGTCGCCCGAAGATGAGGATCGTGAGATCCTCGAGGCCTTCAATATCGATCTCGAAGCCGAAGAGGCTGCCGAGACCGATGAGGATCTCGTGGCTCGTCCGCCGGTCGTCACGGTCATGGGTCACGTCGACCACGGCAAGACGAAGCTCCTCGACGCTATCCGCAGCGATGACGTCGCCGGCGGCGAAGCGGGCGGCATCACCCAGCGCATCGGCGCCTACCAGGTGACGGTCCAGCACGACGGCAACGATCGTGCGATCACGTTCATCGATACGCCCGGCCATGAAGCGTTCACGCAGATGCGTGCCCGCGGCGCCGAGGTGACCGATATTGCGATCCTCGTGGTCGCCGCGAACGACGGCGTCATGCCGCAGACGATCGAGGCTCTCAACCACGCGCAGGCCGCCAACGTTCCCATCGTTGTCGCCGTCAACAAGATCGATGTCGAGGGAGCATCCCCGGACAAGGTCCGCGGTCAGCTCACCGAATACGGTCTCGTTGCGGAGGAGTACGGTGGCGACACGATGTTCGTCGACGTCTCCGCGAAGGAGCGCATCAACATCGATGAGCTGCTGGAAGCCGTGCTCCTCACGGCCGACGCTGCCCTCGAGTTGACTGCGAACCCGAACAAGAGCGCCCGCGGCGTCGCCATCGAGTCCAAGCTCGATCCGGGACGCGGCTCCGTCATCACGGCTCTCGTCGAATCCGGTACCCTCCGGGTCGGCGATGCTCTCGTGGCTGGTTCCGCTCACGGCACCGTTCGCGCACTGTTCGATGATCACGGCAACCCCGTGGACGAGGCAGGCCCGTCCTTCCCCGTCCAGGTCCTCGGACTGTCCTCCGTCCCGAGCGCCGGCGACGGCTTCCTCGTGGCTGAGGATACGAGGCAGGCCAGGCAGATCGCTGACAAGCGTGAAGCCGCGAAGCGTGCCGCGACTCTGGCGAAGCGCCGCAAGCGCATCTCCCTCGAGGACTTCAACGAGGCTCTCAAGGCTGGTCAGGTCGAGACCCTCAACCTCATCATCAAGGGCGACTCCTCGGGTACCGTCGAGGCACTCGAATCGTCCCTGCTGGAGCTGGAGGTCTCGGAAGAGGTCGCGCTCAACATCATCCACCGCGGCGTCGGTGCGATCACCCAGAACGACGTCAACCTGGCGACGGTCGACTCGGCCATCATCATCGGGTTCAACGTCCGCCCGGCAGAGCGTGTCACCGACTACGCCGACGCCGAGGGTGTGGAGATGAAGTTCTACTCCGTCATCTACGACGCCATCGACGATGTCGAAGCAGCCCTCAAGGGCATGCTCAAGCCGATCTACGAAGAGGTTGAACTGGGCCGGGCTGAGATCCGCCAGATCTTCCGCTCCGGCAAGTTCGGCAACATCGCCGGCTCGATGGTCCTGTCCGGCACGATCAAGCGCGGCGTCAGCGCCCGCCTGGTCCGCAACGGGGTCGTCATCACGCCCAAACTCGAGATCGTCTCTCTCCGCCGCGAGAAGGACGACGTCACGGAGGTCCGCGAAGGCTTCGAGTGTGGCATCACGCTCGGCCACAAGGACATCGCCGAGGGCGACATCATCGAGACGTTCGAGATGCGGGAGAAGCCCCGCGACTAA
- the rbfA gene encoding 30S ribosome-binding factor RbfA — protein sequence MAENPRARKVADRIHEIVAIMIDRKLKDPRLGMVTVTDVRVTGDLQNATIFYTVLGDETERQASGAALESAKGMIRSEVGKQLGLRLTPTIAFVADALPVAARSIEDALIAARMRDSELARLRESAEPAGDADPYKKPAEDDE from the coding sequence ATGGCTGAAAACCCCCGCGCCCGCAAGGTCGCCGATCGGATTCACGAGATCGTGGCCATCATGATCGACCGGAAGCTGAAAGATCCGCGACTCGGCATGGTGACGGTGACAGATGTTCGCGTCACCGGCGATCTGCAGAACGCAACAATCTTCTACACGGTGCTCGGCGACGAGACCGAGCGTCAGGCCTCCGGTGCGGCTCTCGAGTCCGCCAAGGGCATGATCCGCTCCGAAGTGGGCAAGCAGCTCGGCCTGCGCCTCACGCCCACGATCGCTTTCGTCGCCGACGCCCTCCCGGTGGCGGCGCGCTCGATCGAGGATGCTCTCATCGCGGCACGCATGAGGGATTCCGAGCTTGCTCGCCTGCGCGAGTCGGCGGAACCGGCTGGTGACGCAGACCCGTACAAGAAGCCTGCCGAAGACGACGAATGA